Proteins encoded in a region of the Synechococcus sp. BIOS-U3-1 genome:
- a CDS encoding response regulator transcription factor encodes MELLLDSRILKGAVEQAAQLLQSRRIVVCMGDRLALMCLCLTEPIRPVVLGAATTEDEGFELVRRTKPDLLICSSDLETGYGIDLIKRVHAESPSCQSLIVLVRETQAVVREAMDAYADGVMFKSSFGTGRGDFIQALQTLAGGQVYYPEEIRRLGSETPRPQLPPLVEPLSDREIEVVSLIALGLSNQAVADQLLISIETVKTHVVNATGKLGAQGRTQLVVKAIAYGLIDPSVS; translated from the coding sequence ATGGAGCTGCTCCTTGACTCCCGAATTCTGAAAGGAGCTGTTGAGCAAGCCGCTCAGTTGTTGCAGAGCCGGCGGATCGTGGTCTGTATGGGCGATCGCTTGGCCTTGATGTGTCTTTGTCTCACTGAACCGATAAGGCCTGTGGTCTTGGGTGCTGCAACCACTGAGGATGAAGGCTTCGAGCTGGTGCGGCGCACCAAGCCTGATTTATTGATCTGCAGTTCAGATCTGGAAACCGGTTATGGCATTGATCTGATCAAAAGGGTCCATGCCGAGTCGCCAAGCTGTCAAAGCCTGATTGTGCTCGTTCGTGAAACGCAAGCAGTCGTGCGCGAGGCCATGGATGCCTATGCCGATGGCGTGATGTTCAAATCCAGCTTCGGAACAGGCCGGGGCGACTTCATTCAGGCGCTGCAAACTCTTGCTGGGGGTCAGGTTTATTACCCCGAGGAGATCCGTCGTTTGGGCTCGGAAACGCCTCGGCCACAACTTCCACCTTTGGTGGAGCCGCTCTCAGATCGCGAGATCGAGGTGGTCTCCTTGATTGCTCTGGGTCTCAGCAATCAAGCCGTTGCTGATCAGCTGCTGATCTCAATCGAGACAGTGAAAACGCATGTCGTCAATGCCACTGGCAAGCTTGGTGCTCAAGGCCGTACCCAGCTTGTGGTGAAAGCCATTGCCTACGGGTTGATCGATCCATCAGTTAGTTGA
- a CDS encoding DUF3828 domain-containing protein, with protein MLPLLATSLIAMTVPAADGPCPQSVIDQLNGLYRWQVQQMDQRMDQVKSLSTQRQRFSPSLFELLMEARQLRPSRDGRYLDFDVFSNTQVSTFGATVIGCSAEIGNSIKAAVDVQAGLRGRSGEPPRKLLYELNKDSTGSWRISDITYLNEQVFQLKPFLQKLIKSMP; from the coding sequence ATGCTTCCACTGCTGGCAACAAGCCTGATCGCCATGACCGTGCCGGCAGCAGATGGACCCTGCCCGCAAAGCGTGATCGATCAGCTCAATGGCCTCTATCGCTGGCAGGTGCAACAGATGGATCAGCGCATGGATCAGGTGAAGTCTCTTTCCACTCAGCGCCAGCGCTTCTCACCCTCACTGTTCGAACTACTGATGGAGGCCAGGCAGCTCAGACCTTCGCGTGATGGCCGTTATCTGGATTTCGATGTGTTCAGCAATACCCAGGTCTCAACCTTCGGAGCCACTGTCATTGGCTGCAGTGCGGAGATCGGAAACAGCATCAAGGCTGCGGTAGATGTGCAAGCTGGCCTCAGAGGCAGATCAGGCGAACCCCCGCGCAAGTTGCTCTACGAACTGAACAAGGACAGCACAGGCAGCTGGCGGATCAGCGACATCACCTACCTCAATGAGCAGGTCTTTCAACTCAAGCCGTTTCTGCAGAAGCTGATCAAGTCAATGCCCTGA
- a CDS encoding gamma-glutamyltransferase, producing MRSPAPLLWRDATARLNAIGIPGTVALLWVAHQQYGRLPWASTLHPAIQLAKDGFMPSPRLLRSISLAQRIGAGHSKTFQALYLPGGKPPPADQIFRNPALARTLEALARNGGPDFYQGALARQILREMAALQAREPEFRGWSATDLASYAVLHRQPLCSEQLAHRVCTMPPPSSGGVGLLQTLALLNQSTDLTLSRAADPNTWLQLAKAQAWADADRLYWVHDPINAAVPAAALLNPSYIRGRSQSMQAIPTAQPTPGLPAGIDHYPYGRPAQGHEQGTTQVTIVDGFGNIASYTSSVETVFGSRHLVAGMVMNNQLTDFAFEPTVGDQPIANRRLPGRRPMSSMAPSLVFRDGKPVLALGSPGGRSIPHLLSRVLLASLIWNEPPQRAVGLPHLSSRGQRLVLEQDPPIPWPLSLDQLQITHQPVRL from the coding sequence TTGCGTAGCCCTGCCCCCCTGCTCTGGCGAGATGCCACGGCACGGCTCAATGCAATCGGCATCCCCGGGACGGTGGCGCTGCTCTGGGTAGCCCATCAGCAATACGGCCGTCTGCCTTGGGCCAGCACACTGCACCCGGCGATCCAGCTCGCCAAGGATGGCTTCATGCCAAGCCCGCGGCTGCTGCGTTCGATCAGCCTCGCCCAACGCATCGGAGCGGGTCACAGCAAAACGTTTCAAGCGCTCTACTTACCTGGCGGCAAGCCGCCCCCGGCAGATCAGATCTTCCGCAACCCGGCCCTTGCACGCACGCTGGAAGCACTGGCGCGAAACGGCGGACCTGATTTTTATCAAGGTGCTTTGGCCCGCCAGATCCTGCGAGAGATGGCCGCACTGCAGGCCAGAGAGCCTGAATTCCGCGGCTGGAGCGCAACCGATTTGGCCTCCTATGCCGTACTGCACCGCCAGCCGCTCTGCAGCGAGCAACTCGCGCATCGGGTCTGCACAATGCCGCCACCGAGCAGTGGCGGAGTGGGCCTGCTGCAGACCCTGGCATTGCTGAATCAGTCAACAGATCTCACGCTCTCCAGGGCTGCTGATCCAAACACCTGGCTGCAGCTCGCCAAGGCCCAGGCGTGGGCTGATGCCGACCGCCTTTACTGGGTGCATGACCCGATCAATGCAGCCGTCCCCGCCGCGGCCTTGCTGAATCCCAGTTACATCCGGGGCCGCTCCCAATCGATGCAGGCCATACCTACCGCTCAACCCACACCGGGACTGCCAGCAGGCATCGATCACTATCCCTACGGTCGCCCGGCCCAAGGCCACGAACAGGGCACCACACAGGTGACGATCGTGGATGGATTCGGCAACATCGCCAGCTACACCTCCTCGGTGGAGACGGTCTTCGGGAGTCGGCACCTGGTAGCCGGCATGGTGATGAATAATCAGCTCACCGACTTCGCCTTTGAACCCACGGTTGGGGACCAGCCGATCGCGAATCGACGCCTGCCCGGTCGCCGGCCGATGTCGTCGATGGCGCCATCCCTAGTATTCCGAGACGGCAAACCGGTGCTTGCACTCGGTAGCCCTGGCGGTCGCAGCATTCCCCATCTGCTTAGCCGAGTGCTGCTCGCCTCATTGATCTGGAACGAACCACCACAGCGGGCCGTGGGCCTGCCCCATCTCTCCAGCCGCGGCCAAAGACTCGTGCTGGAGCAAGATCCACCGATTCCCTGGCCGCTGTCGCTGGACCAGCTGCAAATCACTCATCAACCTGTACGCCTATAG